The Fulvia fulva chromosome 1, complete sequence region AGCGCGGTCATTGGCAGCTGAGAGTCGGGCGCTAGCTGAACAACCGACATTGTCCTCAAAAGTGCCCGATGCAGAAGTCGAGACGTGTGAAGCCAGACGTGCCCAGACGATGCCTTCCATCGCTCCAGGTCGCTTCTTACTTCCATCGTCAATTCCATCGTCAATCTTTCTGGGCCATCAGCGATATGCCCTGCCATGGGCCTGGTCGGCATACAATACACTGTGAATGAGATTGGTGAGATGTGACTGGCCGCTGTTGGCTGGCCGCAAGCAGAGGAGTGCAGGGATGAGTACCCACGTTGTCTGCAAGAGCCAGCACTGAATGCAGGTTGCCGCATGTGACGAGAACGCTGCTACGGGCAGCGTTTGTTGCCTCCTCTGAGTTCAGTCACTTGAGCTCGGAATGTCCTCGCATGTACTTTTGATGATCGGCTCTTTGGTCTCGTGATCCTGCTTGACTAGACGGCGAACATTTGAGCAGCCCTCACGCCAGCCGCAATAACAACATCCATACAGCAGTGCATCATGGACCACTCACCTTCGGCCGGCTTTCTGGCGAGATACGGACCAAGGTAGGCAAGGCATTCGGTCACATGCAGTGCACACTGACGCTCATCAGATCTACGAGTACGCATTCCATCATGAGCCTCAGGGCATCACGCTGAACCTCACCAAGTGAGTGGCCGACGACTTCGCGAGATCCGACATGTCCGCATTCATCTACAATACCACTACCTCGGTCCGGAATCCCGCCTGGAACGTGATTTCAAGGCTTCGCGATCGATCAAGGACGTCTTCCATCCTGATGCTGTCATCGAGCTGTCAGTCGCCGTTCATCTCCCCGTCAGCCCAGAGTCTCTGGCACTGGAAGGCCGCGAGGCACGACCGCTGGAGGCGAGGTGGATTCTGGACAATCACGAGCTTGACTTCGACGTACGACAGGCGTCAGTGCTCAAGATCCGAGATGCTATGGACGAGCTGGACCAGTACTACCACGGCACGCATGGTGGTGATCTTGTAGCGGCGATGATCACTCACGCACCCAGATTCCTCGTCTGGGGAGCTCAGTCGTTCATGACGAAGCCTTTCTTCGGACCTGCACTGCCGCCGGTTATGGAAGCAGTACGTGAGAAGGAGGAGCGTGAGAAGGAGGAGCGTGAGAAGCGGGAGCTGGAGTGGGATGCTCAGCAGGAGAGGGACCGCGAAGCTGCATGTGGCGAAGATTAAACACATTGCTGGCGTGCAGTCGACTCTGGTTGATTGATAAATCGAGAATCCTGTCCGATTGGAACTCCCGGATCTTCCCCCAGCAGACTTGATAATAGTTCCCGAAAGCCTGGCACATATTATCCCAAACACAGTCGTCCATTGTCCCAGCACACTGCGATTAGGCACGGTCAGTATCGAGATCGCGCCCTGAGACTGGGGAACACACCTGATGATGCGGAGTATCAGAGTACATCAACTCTGCATGTTTGCTGACTTTGTACTTGTAGCAAGCCTTCGCGCCGACATCGTCGCTCTGGAGCTTGGTGGTAGCATCGTGGCATTTGCAGTTGACGTAGGATGCACATGCGGAAGTGGAAGCGGCGAGGAAGGCTAGCATTGGTAGGAGGGTGGAGTGGAGGCGCATTGCTGAAGGGGAAGAAAGATGTGGCGAAGTTGAGACTCTCTGTGTCTACTTTACAACACTGCTGAGGGAGGTTGATATGTACCGCCCTGACTCCATGTAACACCACAAACTGTGGCCCGACAAAGGCCGAAGGTCATCTCTGCATAGGTCCAGATACTCTGGCCCAGCCTGAGCCTGCTACCTCCGAAACGATCCCACCGCGGCCCGCTAGCAACAGGATACATAGTGCAAAGCACCATCTCTCGAGTTGGGCATTGCACAACAATGCTAACACTCGTTCGACAATCGCACGACACATCGCGACGATTCCACTCCCTTCGTAGCTGTTGCGAGGGGCTTGGCGGTTTTGTCGCGCAGATCAAGATATGGGACCAGATAGCGTGCCAGAATTTGCATTGAAGAGTTGAGAGTCTTGCGAGTTTCCGTCTCGCATGTGGAAGATCAAGTCGACGGAGGCACGTGGTTTCCAACTCGTTATGTACAACAAAAACTCTTGATCAACGCACAACTTGTTCATCATGGCCTACACCATCAGCTTTCTTCTCCTCAGATTCGCTCTCCTCCTCGGACGACACCCTTCCCTCTTCCTGGCTCTGGACCTCCGCAGAATCAAGCAGGAAAGAGCTAACATTCGCGGTTGTCCTCTCCTTGCCTTCATCTCTCCGACTCGGCGGCACAAACACTGCATACCACCTGGGCACGATGAACCCCAGAACGATGATGACGAGCACGAAATGTGCCAGGGTGAAGCCGGCGATGTGCAGTGGATCGTACCGAAGCTGGTAGAAAGAGGGATATGCGAAGCTGTAGACGATGGCGAGGATGGGTGCAGATATATATCTCATGAGGAGCGTCCAGAACCATAGGATGGTCCAGTTCTTGCCCGTGCCGACGACCACGTTGAGGTCGCGGGGAAGTTGGTTGCCCTAGGACACGATTAGTAACAATGGGTAAACATGTGTACAGAGTTACTCACCGAGTTGAATGCAAGGTACCAGGCACGGCTGGTATGCGCATTGTTGCCCCAGAATCGAGCAGCTTTCGCATCTGGTGTCTTTGCGATCAAGATGGCGATGGCGGTGCCAATGATGAAGATACCAAATCCTACACCAGCGCCGGCAGGCGGACTGACAGCGTGGCCGATGGCAGGTCCCAAGATGATGCCTCCGAAGTATGCCGCATTATATGATACAAAGGCTGACATCCCAACCTGATCAGTAACGTCTTTCCAGCGATAGATCGTGGTCGCGCTAACAATCTCGGCCCAAACGACAAAGATCAGCGCGACATCATTGATCCAGCGATCGATGCCTTCCAGCAGATAGTATCCGAATTGAGTGCTATAAGGCAGGCCGAGCAAGAAGGACACCACGACCAGTATAGTGACCACAGCTGGTCGCTTGAGACTCGCAACAGCACCCTGAGCGTCCATGATCATGGTCACTACCGCATCCAGCATAGCAAATGATGAGCTGAAGCCCAGAACCATCAAGCACAGGAACAGAATAGCTGCCCAGAATTGAGCACCAGGCATCTCAGTGACTGCTTCCGGAAGTGTCAGGAAGCCGACTGTGAATGTACCCAGCCGCACACCGGACTCTGGCATCAAGCCTACGAACCCGATCGCCCCGAAGACTGCGAACGCGGCCAAGGTATCGAAGAGAGCGTTGCTGCAACAGATAATGATCGAGTCCATGACGGCGTTGGAGTCATTCGTGTTGTATGAGGCGTACGACGTAAAGTATCCGAAGCCCACATCAGTCGAGAAGAAGACCTGCCCGCATGCAGCTTGCCAGATCTGACCACTAGCCAATGTCTCGCCGCGCCACCTTGCGAAATATAAGCGAATGCCATCGACGGCGCTGGGTAGCGACACTCCGCGACCGATGAGGACTATCGTGATGAAGATTGGTATGCCCATAGTGAAGTAGACCACTCTGCTGGTGAGGCCCACGCCACGGAAGATGCAGAGCCAGACCAGGAACCAAGTGAAGGCAACCCAGCCTACAGTCTCGCCGACAAGGCCGACTGCTGGGTATTCAGTGTAGCCGAGTACTGTGCTGCCATCAGGACTGAGAGAGCCAACAATCGGCTGGGGATTGGCGACAACAGTGTCCATATAGAAGGCCTGCCCATTCCCTTCCCACGGCAGAGGACTCCGGAAGGAGTATCGAAAGTATGTCATAATCCATGCCAGAATGATCACGAAGTAATGTCCAATGAAGAAGCCGATGAAGAGTAAGCCCAGTCCAGTGCCTTTGAAGCGATAATACATGGCGTTGTATGCAACGACACTACCGCCTCGATATGCTACTCCGATGGCTATTTCTAGGATCAAGACTGGTATGGCGATGATGAGGATAGCCATCAGGTAGGGTATAAACCGTTGGAGTCCATAATTGTTGAAGACAACGGAAGGATATCGGAGCAGGTTGCCCATGCCTGCACAGCCTCCCATCGATGCTAGCACGAATGAGGCTCGGGAGGGCCATTGGTCTCGACTATCTTCTGACTTCTTTGCTTCCGGTGCGAAGAAGCTGCCAGCTTTACGAAGAAGATTCATAATGGTCGTCGATATAAATTCCGTTCTAGTTACCTGACGGACCTAATGGTCAGATGACGTCTCGCAGTCCAGAAACTCGGCCGTGACTTGAGCGGTGGATCTGGCGGGCATTCGTCCCCGGAGGGACTTCTTGATATGCTGGCGTGGCTGGGTTGACATTTCTTTTGTGGCAGACACATTGAGAAGCGCTCCTTTGCATTTCGACGTCATGCTAATGCGGGATCCTGTGGCGTTATGCATGTCAGTACGGCACGTCTTGGACCACAATCTTGTGGCACAGAAAGGAGCATCTGTCAATGGTTCAGCAGGAACCAGTATGCACTAGCGTCCTAAGGCCACATGCCAAGTGGTCGTGCTGTGGAGTGGCAATAGCACCAAGCATTGCGATAGTAGCAATATATGCAGGGCATCAAGCGCATGGCAAGTATACAAAGTGTTTGTGGGACCGTCCTAAAAATGCCAGCAGTGTATAGGCCGAAGCTACGAGACTTGCATGCTCCGCGGTCTTGACGCACGACATGCCACGCGGTTGTCCTTGGCCATGACGTTCGGATTTCTCGGCGGCGATTGGTCCAAGATGTGCGATAACAGTGTTTTCGTCCTCCATAAACAGCGACTCCGCCGAGTAGGATCGTGTGAAATTGAGAGTGACCGACGAATGCAAAGTGAGTGGTGGAACTTGAATGGGTATAGTCAGTAGAGCTTCAATTCAAGCTTACGGCATCGTTGAACTTCTCTTCAACGCTTTCTTCTCTGTCTGGATTGAACATTATTGCATTTCAGTATGCAAAAAAGTCCAAAGATGGACGTGCTGCTGGCTCTCGCCAGTGTGTCAATATCAAGCCAGACGTGACAAAATGCTGTGATATCCCGTGCTGCGCCGCTCTGGTAAGTCACTTTACCGAGCTTCGCAGCCTCAATGCTGTCGTCTTACTAACCCCTAACGCTGAGATCTGGTCCATCACCAAAGGAAACCCCGACACTTTGGTGCACCACAGTTGCACCTAATCCTGCCCTGGTTCGCCGGGTTCTGTTCGGCCGCCTCCCGGCGTTGAATGGCCACTTCGTCCTCCACTTCGTCTTCGTCTTGATAGTCGAAAGTCAGCTCCGTTCCTGCTGTGATGTCCTCGCTGGCAAAGAAAGCCAGGTTGTAGAGCCGGATGTCGTGTTTGTTGTACGACACAGTGTATTGATGGCAATTAGGCTCACAGCTGTGGTTGATGAACCGTGTAGCATTCCCCATGTACTGGCCGTCCACGATGTAGCACATCTCAGACGTGAGTTCGCCGACCCCAGGTAAAGGGTCGCCAACGAACTTGTCGAGCTGGTAGAAGTATGAGTTCTTTTCCTTGCCGAATGTACCTTCCCTCTTGTTCGCTTCTTCGTCTGTGATGACTTCTCCGAGGTAAGTATCAATGAATTCGCCCTCTACCAAGTCTTCGTTACAGCAAACTCCCCAGCCGCGGTTGCGAGTCTTGAAGATGGTGAGTGGAACCCTACGGCCTTTCTGCACGACGCGACTCTTGCAGACAGGGCCACACCTGCAGTTGTCGTTGCACTCGTAGATGGCGTTCCGTGACTTCAAGTAAAATGGCTGCAGCGTCTGCGGACGTTTCGTGTCGTTTCGATTGGATTTCCTGTAGGGAAACCGCTTGGGCAGACCAGATGTGTCCTGGAGCTTGTCGAGTTGGTACTTCTCGTAGAGTTCGGGATCCTTCCTCGACAACCGCTCCTCGTCAACGGCAGCGTACTCTAAGCACTCGCACCACGCGGTGTATTCGCAGCCAACGCCTTGACCCATGTCAGGCTTGCATCTCGTGACACAGCCCTCATACGATTCTGGAGGGTGCTCATATATGCCATTGCGTAGCACATACTTGTCAATGAA contains the following coding sequences:
- a CDS encoding Sodium- and chloride-dependent GABA transporter 1 — encoded protein: MNLLRKAGSFFAPEAKKSEDSRDQWPSRASFVLASMGGCAGMGNLLRYPSVVFNNYGLQRFIPYLMAILIIAIPVLILEIAIGVAYRGGSVVAYNAMYYRFKGTGLGLLFIGFFIGHYFVIILAWIMTYFRYSFRSPLPWEGNGQAFYMDTVVANPQPIVGSLSPDGSTVLGYTEYPAVGLVGETVGWVAFTWFLVWLCIFRGVGLTSRVVYFTMGIPIFITIVLIGRGVSLPSAVDGIRLYFARWRGETLASGQIWQAACGQVFFSTDVGFGYFTSYASYNTNDSNAVMDSIIICCSNALFDTLAAFAVFGAIGFVGLMPESGVRLGTFTVGFLTLPEAVTEMPGAQFWAAILFLCLMVLGFSSSFAMLDAVVTMIMDAQGAVASLKRPAVVTILVVVSFLLGLPYSTQFGYYLLEGIDRWINDVALIFVVWAEIVSATTIYRWKDVTDQVGMSAFVSYNAAYFGGIILGPAIGHAVSPPAGAGVGFGIFIIGTAIAILIAKTPDAKAARFWGNNAHTSRAWYLAFNSGNQLPRDLNVVVGTGKNWTILWFWTLLMRYISAPILAIVYSFAYPSFYQLRYDPLHIAGFTLAHFVLVIIVLGFIVPRWYAVFVPPSRRDEGKERTTANVSSFLLDSAEVQSQEEGRVSSEEESESEEKKADGVGHDEQVVR
- a CDS encoding Histone-lysine N-methyltransferase, H3 lysine-9 specific dim-5, whose protein sequence is MSSLNLTFSTSLPASYTIRAEDIVEVLCHRKVTETEEYLVRWKTKPPTPTPPYAPASWHALSDLYRCLRHVQAYIENAQSKYDLTALNTSLTSTSSRKRKSPDADPVPTRDLATNGLLTPWTERSLSPANVSDIKTEAINAADLGPRVYNAILQRKEGYLFAKKPADWKERDDIAKVNCRTLPTEAMIEVAKKTPVSQAESAIRHKFLHLLRPVKGVQLRNDVDSATPSLNFTFIDKYVLRNGIYEHPPESYEGCVTRCKPDMGQGVGCEYTAWCECLEYAAVDEERLSRKDPELYEKYQLDKLQDTSGLPKRFPYRKSNRNDTKRPQTLQPFYLKSRNAIYECNDNCRCGPVCKSRVVQKGRRVPLTIFKTRNRGWGVCCNEDLVEGEFIDTYLGEVITDEEANKREGTFGKEKNSYFYQLDKFVGDPLPGVGELTSEMCYIVDGQYMGNATRFINHSCEPNCHQYTVSYNKHDIRLYNLAFFASEDITAGTELTFDYQDEDEVEDEVAIQRREAAEQNPANQGRIRCNCGAPKCRGFLW